Proteins co-encoded in one Nicotiana sylvestris chromosome 7, ASM39365v2, whole genome shotgun sequence genomic window:
- the LOC104242213 gene encoding uncharacterized protein: MLANSSLISSNFSSLLFLKNKKVNTKPSFPKSAKFKNPKTQFFKNSIYSNNYINTKISVFGKKGRLYICHSSLNFQNQEDPIMKKDTDVSTEISGGSNNGGSGGDQWDWTTSFLLFGLWGGLMYYVFFLAPNQTPLTDTYFLKKLLNLKGDDGFQMNQVLVSLWYLMGLWPLVYSMLLLPTARSSKNSIPVWPFLVLSFFGGAYALIPYFALWKPPPPPVEETEVQRWPLNFLESKLTAGVTMAAGLGIIFYAGLSNGDVWKEFYQYFRESRFIHAMSIDFCLLSAFAPFWIYNDMTARKWYDKGFWLLPLSVIPLLGPALYLLQRPSIPTVPVSSSPASAEEK, translated from the exons ATGTTAGCCAATAGCAGCCTCATCTCCTCTAACTTTTCTTCATTACTATTTCTTAAAAATAAGAAAGTCAACACTAAACCTTCATTTCCAAAGAGTGCAAAATTCAAGAATCCAAAGACCCAATTTTTCAAGAACTCAATCTACAGTAACAACTACATAAATACCAAAATTTCAGTATTCGGGAAAAAGGGTCGTCTGTATATATGCCATAGTTCactaaactttcaaaatcaagaagACCCAATTATGAAAAAAGATACAGATGTTTCTACTGAGATAAGTGGCGGAAGCAATAATGGAGGAAGTGGAGGAGACCAATGGGATTGGACCACGTCGTTTTTGCTCTTTGGATTGTGGGGTGGACTCATGTACTATGTCTTCTTCCTTGCACCTAACCAGACCCCG TTGACAGACACGTATTTCTTAAAGAAGCTCCTTAATTTGAAAGGAGATGATGGCTTCCAAATGAATCAAGTGTTGGTGAGTCTTTGGTACCTCATGGGTTTGTGGCCATTAGTTTACAGTATGCTCCTCCTTCCTACCGCTAGAAG TTCAAAAAACAGCATTCCTGTTTGGCCATTTCTCGTACTTTCATTCTTTGGTGGTGCATATGCTCTTATTCCTTATTTTGCTCTCTGGAAACCACCTCCTCCACCTGTTGAAGAAACTGAGGTTCAAAGGTGGCCTCTGAATTTTCTCGAATCGAAATTGACTGCTGGG GTAACCATGGCTGCAGGGCTAGGGATAATATTTTATGCAGGCTTATCAAATGGAGATGTTTGGAAGGAATTCTATCAATACTTCAGAGAAAGCAGATTC ATCCATGCCATGTCAATTGATTTCTGTCTACTGTCAGCATTTGCACCCTTCTGGATTTACAATGACATGACTGCTCGAAAGTG GTATGACAAAGGATTTTGGCTTCTCCCCCTATCGGTGATTCCTTTACTGGGTCCAGCACTATACCTTCTCCAACGTCCATCTATTCCAACGGTACCAGTTTCATCAAGCCCAGCTtcggctgaagaaaaatga